Proteins from a genomic interval of Granulicella sp. L56:
- the ribB gene encoding 3,4-dihydroxy-2-butanone-4-phosphate synthase codes for MHTNSPFTDVQTAIEEIRDGRMVVVVDDEDRENEGDLTMAAEMITPEAINFMAKYGRGLICLAMTPERLDSLRLQPMSAQNTARFGTAFTESIDALGRGVTTGISAYDRAETIRCAIDPQACPSDLGRPGHIFPLRAQNGGVLVRAGQTEASVDLTRLAGLTPAGVICEIMNDDGTMARVPDLIDFCKEHELKMITVAELIRHRMAHERYVYRKGEAVLPTEFGEFSMIAYGSDLDGESHVALVYGDLSRSDEPTLVRMHTHCFAGDVFHASSCECASYIRFSLQRIADEGRGALIYLHQNSLGFSFENVDGADKVQFHRAEEDLASPERLRHIQREVGVGAQILLDLNLRRIRLLTNYPRRVAALEGYGIEIVEHSPISAIETHVFDAREEDVLVDANYLSQACGASILR; via the coding sequence ATGCATACGAACTCTCCGTTTACTGACGTCCAAACGGCTATCGAGGAGATCCGCGACGGACGAATGGTTGTGGTTGTCGACGATGAAGACCGCGAGAATGAGGGCGATCTCACCATGGCGGCAGAAATGATCACTCCGGAAGCGATCAACTTCATGGCCAAGTACGGCCGCGGGCTGATTTGTCTTGCTATGACACCTGAGCGTCTGGATTCCCTTCGCCTGCAGCCGATGAGCGCACAAAACACGGCACGTTTTGGTACCGCCTTCACGGAATCGATCGATGCTCTGGGGCGAGGTGTTACTACAGGCATCTCCGCCTACGACCGTGCAGAGACAATCCGGTGTGCAATCGATCCTCAGGCATGTCCTTCCGACTTGGGCCGTCCCGGCCATATATTTCCTCTACGAGCACAAAATGGCGGAGTGCTGGTGCGGGCCGGGCAGACGGAAGCGTCAGTGGACTTAACCCGGCTGGCCGGATTGACGCCTGCAGGCGTGATCTGCGAAATCATGAACGATGACGGGACGATGGCACGAGTGCCGGATCTTATTGATTTCTGCAAGGAGCATGAACTGAAGATGATCACGGTAGCGGAATTGATTCGCCACCGGATGGCCCATGAGCGCTATGTCTATCGCAAAGGCGAGGCTGTCTTGCCGACCGAGTTTGGCGAGTTCTCGATGATTGCTTACGGTTCCGATCTCGATGGAGAGTCGCATGTGGCTCTGGTATATGGCGATCTAAGCCGCTCAGACGAGCCGACGCTGGTGCGAATGCACACTCATTGTTTTGCCGGAGATGTATTTCATGCTTCGTCGTGCGAATGCGCCTCTTATATTCGCTTCTCCTTACAACGAATTGCCGACGAGGGACGCGGAGCTCTGATCTATCTGCATCAGAACTCGCTGGGGTTTTCGTTTGAAAACGTCGATGGCGCAGATAAGGTGCAATTCCACCGTGCAGAAGAGGACCTCGCCAGCCCTGAGCGCCTCCGGCACATACAACGTGAAGTTGGAGTCGGAGCTCAGATCTTGCTCGACCTCAATCTTCGCCGTATCCGTCTGCTAACCAATTATCCCCGTCGGGTTGCCGCGCTCGAAGGCTACGGTATCGAGATTGTTGAGCATAGCCCCATCTCAGCCATCGAAACCCACGTCTTCGATGCGCGGGAGGAGGACGTTCTGGTCGATGCAAACTATCTGTCCCAGGCGTGTGGCGCGTCGATCCTTCGGTAG
- a CDS encoding BON domain-containing protein, with protein sequence MQQWKYLQVSGLLMGFLLVAGGAGVAQEKTPIVPDAQIEANVLKALAGTSQLADQSISTTTVYGQVTLTGTVRDEASRDMAETVTSNAPGVKKVIDQLAIGTTANENGPGQDQNSAVEGPNSGPQPGAYPPNEQQSEDQQQGNMGDAGEPPNAGGPPNGGPQYGPAGPPPNAGPQPQYDPQYGPAGPPPQEGQNQPEGPYRRPYNPSYGQAPPPQYARPYPAQRGGEAVVVPGGTLLRVRVNEGMDSKNTAPGTVFDGIVINDVVAGNAVAIPRGTSVQGKVVEVHNAGSLKGKGELALQLTQITLGGQTYPIVSDAWSHQGADKTGQTVGNAVGLGAFGALIGAVAGGGPGALIGAGVGGAAGVGASAASGRGEAVVPAEAILNFRLTQQVPLTTVSQEEMNRLASGVQPAQQLRRRNPPPPPYYYYGPAYYPY encoded by the coding sequence ATGCAGCAGTGGAAATATCTTCAAGTATCCGGACTTTTGATGGGCTTTCTGCTTGTCGCTGGCGGAGCCGGAGTCGCCCAGGAAAAGACGCCGATAGTTCCCGATGCGCAGATTGAAGCCAATGTCTTGAAGGCTTTAGCGGGAACATCTCAATTGGCAGATCAATCCATCAGCACAACGACTGTTTATGGTCAGGTCACCTTGACGGGTACCGTGCGCGATGAAGCTTCTCGGGATATGGCAGAAACCGTGACATCGAATGCCCCTGGCGTCAAAAAGGTGATCGACCAATTAGCGATCGGAACGACTGCGAACGAAAATGGTCCCGGACAAGATCAAAATTCTGCTGTTGAAGGCCCTAACTCTGGCCCTCAACCCGGAGCGTATCCTCCCAATGAACAGCAGTCAGAGGACCAGCAGCAAGGAAACATGGGGGACGCCGGTGAGCCACCGAACGCAGGTGGGCCTCCCAATGGAGGGCCTCAATATGGCCCTGCTGGCCCGCCTCCCAATGCAGGCCCTCAGCCTCAATATGACCCTCAGTATGGCCCCGCCGGACCGCCTCCACAGGAAGGCCAGAATCAGCCTGAAGGACCCTATCGACGCCCCTACAATCCTTCTTACGGTCAGGCACCTCCGCCACAGTATGCTCGTCCCTATCCTGCGCAGCGTGGTGGCGAAGCGGTGGTGGTTCCCGGCGGTACTCTCCTCCGTGTTCGCGTGAACGAAGGAATGGACAGCAAAAACACTGCACCTGGAACAGTATTTGATGGCATTGTCATCAACGATGTCGTCGCGGGCAATGCGGTGGCAATTCCCCGAGGCACGTCGGTGCAAGGCAAGGTTGTAGAAGTGCACAACGCCGGATCATTGAAGGGCAAGGGCGAGTTGGCGCTGCAACTGACCCAGATAACGCTCGGCGGCCAGACGTATCCCATCGTCTCCGACGCGTGGAGCCATCAAGGCGCAGACAAAACCGGTCAAACGGTTGGCAATGCAGTTGGTCTGGGAGCGTTTGGGGCATTGATTGGAGCAGTGGCTGGTGGCGGCCCAGGAGCCTTGATTGGCGCCGGAGTCGGCGGTGCCGCCGGTGTGGGCGCTTCAGCGGCATCGGGTCGTGGCGAAGCAGTCGTGCCAGCCGAAGCAATACTAAACTTCCGCTTGACTCAGCAAGTGCCTCTGACAACGGTATCGCAAGAGGAGATGAATCGGCTCGCGTCCGGCGTTCAGCCGGCACAGCAGTTGCGTCGCCGTAATCCCCCTCCGCCCCCTTATTACTACTATGGGCCAGCTTATTATCCCTATTAG
- a CDS encoding Gfo/Idh/MocA family protein: MSTPSEHPSSSLLAAIAQVQQPRPKHVRPIMMIGAGGIVRSAHLPAYKKAGFPVIGIMDASSEKATELAFEQGIPHAFGSVAEALRFAPQDAVFDIAVPASQLLSILPVLPQGSVVLMQKPMGETIEEARAIRNLCRSKDLIAAVNFSLRYSPNNLAVQALASNGLLGEIHDIEVQTRTYTPWHLWTFLSTAPRLEILYHSIHYFDLIRSWLGNPHSVYARTVKHPLSANLAATRTTAILDYGDSKRVLVTANHGHNFGPAHQHSFVQWEGLAGAARISMGVNLDYPTGRPDTLEYAALGNTAPTWQSLPVSGNNFPDAFMGTMGGLQAFAEGSAATLPSHFEDAFQTMVLVEALYRSSERSGEPISYID; this comes from the coding sequence ATGTCCACCCCTTCTGAGCACCCCAGCTCTTCCCTGCTCGCGGCAATTGCCCAGGTGCAGCAACCACGGCCGAAGCACGTTCGCCCCATCATGATGATCGGGGCCGGAGGCATCGTTCGCTCAGCGCATTTGCCCGCGTATAAAAAAGCTGGCTTCCCTGTCATTGGCATCATGGACGCATCCTCAGAAAAAGCAACAGAGTTGGCGTTCGAACAAGGCATCCCGCACGCGTTCGGATCCGTCGCTGAAGCGCTCCGTTTCGCGCCACAGGATGCTGTCTTCGATATAGCCGTACCCGCATCGCAACTTCTCTCCATCCTTCCAGTGTTGCCGCAAGGATCGGTCGTCCTGATGCAAAAGCCGATGGGTGAGACGATCGAAGAAGCACGGGCAATCCGCAACCTTTGCCGAAGCAAAGACCTCATCGCCGCAGTTAACTTTTCCTTGCGCTACTCGCCCAACAATCTTGCTGTTCAAGCGCTCGCCAGCAATGGGCTGCTCGGCGAGATCCACGATATCGAGGTGCAGACGCGCACCTATACTCCGTGGCACCTCTGGACATTTCTTTCCACCGCTCCACGCCTCGAGATTCTTTACCACAGCATCCATTATTTCGATCTCATCCGCTCCTGGCTGGGTAATCCTCACAGCGTCTATGCGCGTACGGTAAAGCATCCCCTCTCTGCAAATCTTGCGGCCACTCGCACGACTGCCATTCTCGACTATGGCGATTCCAAACGCGTCCTCGTCACTGCCAATCACGGCCACAACTTTGGCCCGGCACATCAACACAGCTTTGTGCAATGGGAAGGACTTGCGGGAGCGGCCCGCATCTCAATGGGAGTCAATCTCGATTACCCCACAGGCAGGCCCGATACGCTCGAGTATGCCGCACTGGGAAACACCGCGCCCACATGGCAATCGTTGCCAGTCAGTGGTAATAATTTTCCCGATGCATTCATGGGAACCATGGGAGGGCTGCAAGCCTTTGCGGAGGGCTCCGCCGCAACATTGCCTTCTCACTTCGAAGATGCCTTCCAGACCATGGTGCTTGTCGAAGCTCTCTATCGATCCAGCGAACGAAGTGGCGAACCTATATCCTACATAGACTGA
- a CDS encoding L-rhamnose/proton symporter RhaT, giving the protein MSGPVLQGIGLTMIAGVMSGNCMLPMKFARRWRWENVWLVFSLVSLLVLPWALALMQVDSLFEIYRTIPLSTMYAPLLFGAGWGVAQILFGISVVRLGMGVGYAVIVGLGAVLGTLVPLFMGQRRFITNAALVEILVGVIVMVLGIVLTAWGGQLREHDNRSANGELSRQQGYVGAVMLAVLCGLLAPMLNYAFAFGQGLAEAAVRAGNTPVAAAYAVWPIALLGGLVPNILYSLYLLRKNRSWGVFTRHSPDVLWAALMAILWMGAFALYGVSSVYLGALGTSIGWGLFQIFMIMTATTSGLLTAEWRRASRRAMMFLGSGMAALIGATVLLSMGGR; this is encoded by the coding sequence ATGAGTGGGCCCGTGCTGCAAGGAATTGGACTGACGATGATTGCCGGCGTGATGTCTGGCAATTGCATGTTGCCCATGAAGTTTGCTCGGCGTTGGCGATGGGAGAATGTATGGCTGGTGTTTAGTCTGGTGTCGCTGCTGGTACTGCCGTGGGCACTAGCATTGATGCAGGTGGACAGTCTGTTTGAGATCTACCGTACAATTCCCTTGAGCACGATGTATGCCCCGTTGCTCTTTGGCGCAGGATGGGGTGTCGCTCAGATTCTGTTTGGCATCTCAGTAGTGCGGTTAGGAATGGGTGTTGGCTATGCAGTGATTGTAGGACTTGGCGCGGTATTGGGAACATTGGTGCCATTGTTTATGGGGCAGCGAAGATTCATTACCAATGCTGCACTGGTAGAGATATTGGTGGGTGTGATTGTGATGGTGCTGGGAATTGTCCTGACGGCCTGGGGAGGACAACTGCGCGAACATGACAATCGCAGCGCAAACGGTGAGCTATCGCGTCAGCAAGGATACGTCGGGGCTGTGATGCTGGCGGTGCTTTGTGGATTGCTGGCGCCGATGTTGAATTATGCGTTTGCCTTTGGACAGGGACTGGCAGAGGCTGCAGTGAGAGCGGGGAACACTCCTGTAGCCGCTGCCTATGCTGTGTGGCCTATCGCATTGCTTGGCGGGTTGGTTCCAAATATTTTGTATAGCCTTTATCTGTTGCGCAAGAATAGAAGTTGGGGAGTGTTCACGAGGCATTCGCCAGACGTGTTGTGGGCAGCCTTGATGGCGATATTGTGGATGGGCGCATTTGCACTATATGGAGTGAGTTCGGTATATCTTGGAGCGCTTGGAACATCCATCGGATGGGGGTTATTTCAGATATTCATGATTATGACGGCGACAACCTCCGGGCTATTGACGGCGGAGTGGAGACGCGCTTCGCGTAGGGCGATGATGTTTTTAGGATCGGGTATGGCAGCGTTGATTGGCGCGACTGTTCTGCTTTCGATGGGTGGCCGCTAA
- a CDS encoding enolase C-terminal domain-like protein encodes MAACSIDRISTFDARYPLPPGAGSDAVHTSPEYCLAVTRLGSIETGICGTGFALTLGEGNRLVCEAIELLAQPLRGRSIEDLMAEFGSVSRQMADNPMLRWLGPHKGVVHLALASITNACFDLWTKSRGVPLWKLLLDLQPEEVVRLLDLSYLDEVLDEQQAVAILHEQMKTREERAGILHTGYPGYDTSVGWMAYDDAKVRELTAVAMSQGFSAFKLKVGSRDHARDLRRAAMLRECAGDSGTIMFDANQQWTLPIARGMCAELVKLRPLWIEEPTHPDDVMAHVALAREIAPVKIATGEHIPNRVVFKNFIETGAVHFVQADCTRLAGVSEFLTVSLLAKKFNLPVVPHVGDMGQVHQHLVLFNHVAMGHEVQFLEYIPHLRSHMIYPAEVEGGFYRTPQEPGASSDLKELSERKCG; translated from the coding sequence ATGGCGGCGTGTTCAATCGATCGCATTTCAACATTTGATGCGAGGTATCCATTGCCGCCTGGCGCGGGAAGCGATGCAGTTCATACGTCACCGGAGTATTGCCTGGCGGTGACGCGGCTCGGCTCGATTGAGACGGGTATATGCGGCACGGGATTTGCACTCACCCTTGGCGAAGGTAACCGCCTGGTGTGCGAGGCGATTGAACTACTGGCACAGCCTTTGCGGGGGCGATCGATCGAAGACCTGATGGCTGAGTTTGGAAGCGTGTCGCGGCAGATGGCGGACAATCCCATGTTGCGATGGCTGGGACCACACAAAGGGGTGGTGCATTTGGCGCTCGCCTCCATTACAAATGCATGTTTCGATCTTTGGACGAAGAGCAGAGGAGTGCCTCTGTGGAAGTTACTGCTGGATCTTCAGCCGGAAGAAGTAGTGCGGTTGCTGGATCTGAGCTATCTGGATGAGGTATTGGATGAGCAGCAGGCTGTAGCGATACTGCACGAGCAGATGAAGACGCGCGAAGAGCGAGCGGGTATTTTGCATACGGGATACCCCGGCTATGACACCTCGGTTGGCTGGATGGCGTATGACGATGCGAAGGTGCGCGAACTGACGGCAGTTGCAATGAGTCAGGGGTTTAGTGCTTTCAAGCTGAAAGTGGGATCGCGCGACCATGCGCGCGATCTGCGCCGTGCTGCAATGTTGCGCGAGTGTGCCGGCGATTCCGGAACGATCATGTTTGATGCGAATCAACAATGGACACTACCAATCGCGCGAGGTATGTGTGCAGAATTGGTTAAGTTAAGGCCTCTCTGGATTGAGGAGCCGACGCATCCGGATGATGTGATGGCTCACGTAGCACTGGCGCGAGAGATTGCTCCGGTGAAGATTGCGACGGGGGAGCATATTCCGAACCGCGTAGTGTTCAAGAACTTTATCGAAACCGGAGCAGTGCATTTCGTGCAAGCAGATTGCACGAGGCTGGCGGGAGTAAGTGAGTTTTTGACAGTGAGTCTGCTGGCTAAAAAGTTCAACCTGCCGGTAGTGCCACATGTGGGTGATATGGGACAGGTGCATCAGCACCTCGTCCTCTTCAATCATGTGGCGATGGGGCACGAGGTCCAGTTTTTGGAATACATTCCTCATCTGAGAAGTCACATGATTTATCCGGCGGAGGTGGAGGGAGGGTTCTACCGTACGCCACAGGAGCCGGGAGCATCGAGCGACTTGAAAGAGCTATCAGAGCGGAAGTGCGGATGA
- a CDS encoding GntR family transcriptional regulator produces the protein MSNNTVIKGIAKPVAQRNEPLVKHALAERLRKEIVSGALKPGSRIVEGTWGRTLGVAQGSIREAINILAQEGFVAKAAGRSARVVSLSEDDVLRLYELRGALEGLAGRLAAERKVDTKDLQEAVDRMRRATKRGHASELLDADLAFHLELCRLSQNPFLLEHARRILLPFFAFVRIRVVASGQGTGPWTHDLEVHQRIHDLILEGEGRVVEQYIQQVMTRFAATAYDQWEKKVPSGKRSKRQQ, from the coding sequence ATGTCAAACAATACCGTAATAAAAGGAATAGCAAAACCGGTGGCCCAGCGCAATGAGCCGCTGGTGAAGCACGCATTGGCAGAGCGGCTGCGCAAAGAGATTGTTAGCGGTGCACTCAAACCGGGCTCTCGAATTGTGGAAGGGACCTGGGGACGGACGCTTGGCGTCGCACAGGGCTCGATTCGGGAGGCAATCAATATTTTGGCGCAAGAAGGCTTTGTTGCCAAGGCTGCTGGGCGAAGCGCGCGCGTGGTGAGTCTGAGCGAGGATGACGTTCTGCGGCTGTACGAGTTGCGCGGCGCACTGGAAGGCCTTGCAGGAAGGCTGGCTGCGGAGCGCAAGGTAGATACAAAAGACTTGCAGGAAGCTGTTGACAGAATGCGCCGCGCGACGAAACGTGGTCATGCATCTGAATTGCTGGATGCTGATCTGGCTTTTCATTTGGAGCTTTGCCGGCTTTCGCAAAACCCTTTCCTGCTGGAACATGCTCGGAGGATCCTGTTGCCGTTTTTTGCGTTTGTGCGGATACGTGTTGTGGCAAGCGGGCAGGGAACCGGTCCATGGACCCACGACCTTGAAGTTCATCAGCGAATACACGATCTGATACTGGAAGGCGAGGGGCGCGTGGTGGAACAGTATATTCAGCAGGTGATGACAAGGTTCGCAGCCACCGCTTATGACCAGTGGGAGAAGAAGGTTCCGTCGGGCAAGCGTAGTAAACGCCAACAGTAA
- a CDS encoding L-rhamnose mutarotase, with the protein MQRYAQIIHLQPEAEVAYKKHHQSVWPEVLSKITECNIRNYSIFLRDRILFGYFEYIGDDFAADMAKMAADTKTQEWWAIMSPMQKPLEDRAEGEWWASMKEVFHLD; encoded by the coding sequence ATGCAACGCTATGCCCAGATCATCCATCTCCAGCCTGAAGCTGAAGTTGCCTATAAAAAACATCATCAGTCAGTCTGGCCAGAAGTTCTCAGCAAGATTACCGAGTGCAATATCCGTAATTACTCCATCTTTCTCCGCGACAGAATTCTCTTCGGCTACTTCGAATATATTGGCGACGACTTCGCTGCCGACATGGCAAAAATGGCCGCCGATACCAAAACCCAGGAATGGTGGGCGATCATGAGCCCCATGCAAAAGCCTCTCGAAGACCGAGCAGAGGGTGAGTGGTGGGCCTCGATGAAAGAAGTCTTCCATCTCGATTAA
- a CDS encoding alpha-L-fucosidase, which produces MSAYSLSRRQLLHAGIATVSLPLLRRFAFGENLEDERTAWYREAKFGMFIHWGPYSLASVEASWPIMEPGKWNITEAEYVALHKRFNPTKYDPDHFIDLARAAGQKYMVFTTKHHDGFCMFDSSYTDYKITNTPYGKDIVKQLADACARRDMQLGFYYSPPDMHHPGFRDTSKLVRDNWHGQPERPEWSSYLNYMQLQLSELLTRYGVVKDIWFDGLNNQEKYDGQRFLELIHKLQPPALVNDRIGVPGDYVTPEQFIPSAIPTKDVRIQATDTSVQKKLHTGIPSAADFQLWETCMTINNTWAYNANDHDYKSSRDLIRGLVEVTSRGGNFLLNVGPQPDGMIQPEFQERLRSIGDWITLNGDAIYGTTYGPIQGERAYRTTAKENNLYVHVLDWPTNGLQLSGVKPKVLSARLLANNQPLTFQQTENGVQITLPQQAPDKNVSVVALRTL; this is translated from the coding sequence ATGAGCGCTTATAGCCTTTCTCGCCGTCAGCTTCTACATGCAGGCATTGCCACCGTTTCCCTTCCCCTCCTCCGTCGATTCGCCTTTGGCGAAAACCTCGAAGACGAGCGTACCGCGTGGTACCGCGAAGCAAAATTCGGTATGTTCATTCACTGGGGCCCCTATTCGCTTGCCAGCGTTGAAGCCTCCTGGCCGATCATGGAGCCCGGTAAGTGGAACATCACCGAAGCGGAGTACGTTGCGCTGCACAAGCGATTCAATCCCACCAAATACGATCCCGACCACTTCATCGATCTCGCTCGTGCTGCCGGCCAGAAGTACATGGTCTTCACCACCAAACACCATGACGGCTTCTGCATGTTCGATTCTTCCTACACCGACTACAAGATCACGAACACTCCATACGGTAAAGACATCGTCAAACAACTCGCCGATGCCTGCGCGCGGCGCGACATGCAGCTCGGCTTCTACTACTCACCGCCAGATATGCATCACCCTGGTTTCCGCGATACATCGAAGCTTGTCCGTGACAATTGGCATGGACAGCCTGAGCGTCCCGAATGGTCGTCTTATCTCAACTACATGCAGCTACAACTCAGCGAGCTGCTCACGCGCTATGGTGTCGTTAAAGACATCTGGTTCGACGGCCTGAACAATCAGGAAAAATACGATGGCCAGCGCTTCCTTGAACTCATCCACAAGCTGCAACCGCCAGCGCTGGTCAACGATCGCATCGGCGTCCCCGGCGACTACGTTACTCCTGAACAATTCATCCCAAGTGCCATCCCCACCAAAGACGTTCGCATTCAGGCAACAGACACCAGCGTGCAGAAAAAACTGCATACCGGGATACCTTCCGCAGCAGACTTCCAGCTTTGGGAGACCTGTATGACCATCAACAACACATGGGCTTACAACGCCAATGACCATGACTACAAATCTTCACGCGATCTCATTCGCGGCCTGGTTGAGGTTACAAGCCGCGGAGGCAACTTCCTTCTCAACGTCGGCCCTCAACCTGATGGAATGATTCAGCCTGAGTTTCAAGAACGTCTGCGATCCATCGGCGATTGGATCACCCTCAATGGCGACGCCATCTACGGCACAACCTACGGTCCCATCCAGGGAGAACGGGCATACCGCACCACGGCGAAAGAGAATAATCTCTATGTACACGTTTTGGATTGGCCCACCAACGGATTACAACTAAGTGGAGTCAAGCCCAAGGTCTTATCAGCGCGCCTGTTGGCTAACAATCAGCCGCTAACCTTCCAACAAACCGAGAACGGCGTGCAGATTACCCTGCCACAGCAAGCTCCCGATAAGAATGTCAGTGTTGTCGCTCTAAGAACGCTTTGA
- a CDS encoding zinc-dependent dehydrogenase has product MRAAVYRGINDVRVETISVPDIGPGEVLVKIHTCGICGTDLKKIHSGSHDAPRVFGHEMSGTIVRAGEGVTGFAVGDRVMAYHHIPCGECYYCRKQTFAQCEVYKKVGCTAGFAPSGGGFAEYIRVMDWIVRRGLIKVPDDIPFEQAAFIEPVNTCYKAIRLLNLQPDETVLVIGQGSIGILLAALARQTGATVLTSDLYPERHAVAAKFGLHHSLDAHGDVVAAAKAATEGRGADVALLAVGGNGLIKVAMDAIRPGGRVQLFAQTQHGEAPFDPAAVCMDEKTLMGSYSASVAIQDDVTRMVFDGYRNGFDLTQLISHRFSLEDAVAAIDLASHPQADSLKIVIQPGE; this is encoded by the coding sequence ATGCGCGCCGCCGTCTATCGCGGCATCAACGATGTTCGCGTCGAGACTATTTCCGTTCCCGACATTGGCCCTGGCGAAGTGCTGGTAAAGATTCACACATGCGGCATCTGTGGCACCGACCTCAAGAAGATCCATAGCGGATCTCACGATGCGCCGCGCGTCTTTGGGCATGAGATGTCGGGCACGATCGTTCGTGCTGGCGAAGGTGTTACCGGCTTTGCGGTAGGCGACCGCGTGATGGCCTACCATCACATTCCCTGCGGGGAGTGCTATTACTGCCGCAAGCAGACCTTTGCGCAGTGTGAGGTCTACAAGAAGGTTGGCTGCACCGCTGGCTTCGCTCCTTCTGGTGGTGGCTTCGCCGAGTACATTCGCGTCATGGACTGGATTGTGCGCCGTGGACTGATCAAAGTCCCAGACGACATTCCGTTCGAACAAGCGGCTTTCATAGAGCCAGTCAACACTTGCTACAAGGCCATTCGCCTGCTTAACCTGCAACCTGATGAGACTGTACTGGTGATTGGCCAAGGCTCCATCGGTATTTTGCTTGCGGCGCTTGCCCGGCAAACCGGAGCTACTGTTCTTACCAGCGATCTCTATCCTGAACGTCACGCCGTAGCCGCAAAATTCGGACTGCATCATTCGCTCGATGCTCACGGAGACGTGGTTGCTGCGGCAAAGGCAGCCACTGAAGGACGTGGGGCCGATGTCGCGTTGTTGGCTGTGGGGGGCAACGGTCTCATCAAAGTGGCGATGGATGCTATTCGTCCGGGCGGCCGCGTACAGCTCTTTGCGCAGACGCAGCATGGCGAAGCTCCCTTTGATCCGGCCGCAGTCTGCATGGACGAAAAGACATTGATGGGATCCTATAGCGCGTCAGTCGCTATTCAGGATGACGTTACGCGCATGGTCTTCGATGGCTATCGCAATGGCTTCGACCTGACTCAGTTGATATCGCATCGCTTCTCTCTTGAGGATGCAGTCGCTGCCATTGATCTGGCTTCGCATCCACAGGCTGATTCGTTGAAGATCGTAATTCAGCCCGGGGAGTAA
- a CDS encoding phosphorylase → MKECPAIIAALPHEVKALVRGWQEHRLPDKITAYTNDFAVVACAGMGADRATLAVQAALSLKPVTSILSAGLAGACDPALRVGDIVRAGVVIDVRTGERFTNPLFSQTLITASVIAGSKEKQRLYASYKASAVDMEAATVARLAQAHNLSFSAIKSISDEATFEMVELAQFAAADGQFREAAFAAHSVLRPRLWPKLFALASNSKRAVQSLTSELELQLNWYHQQT, encoded by the coding sequence ATGAAAGAGTGCCCAGCTATCATCGCCGCGTTGCCGCACGAGGTAAAGGCACTCGTTCGTGGATGGCAGGAGCATCGCCTTCCTGACAAGATCACGGCCTATACCAATGACTTTGCCGTTGTTGCCTGTGCAGGTATGGGAGCGGATCGTGCCACGCTCGCCGTGCAGGCGGCACTTTCACTGAAACCAGTTACCTCTATTCTTTCGGCTGGCCTCGCAGGTGCATGCGATCCTGCCCTTCGCGTGGGAGATATCGTTCGCGCCGGAGTTGTTATCGACGTTCGCACTGGAGAGCGTTTCACCAATCCCCTCTTCAGTCAGACATTGATTACCGCTTCTGTTATTGCAGGCAGCAAGGAGAAGCAGCGTCTTTACGCTTCTTATAAAGCTAGCGCTGTCGATATGGAAGCCGCAACAGTGGCCCGTCTTGCGCAGGCGCATAATCTCTCTTTCAGTGCCATCAAATCTATCTCGGACGAGGCCACGTTTGAGATGGTGGAACTCGCGCAGTTTGCTGCGGCGGACGGACAGTTTCGTGAAGCAGCCTTTGCCGCGCATTCAGTCCTGCGACCGCGTCTTTGGCCAAAGCTCTTTGCACTTGCGAGCAACAGTAAGCGCGCCGTGCAGTCTCTAACCAGCGAACTCGAATTGCAATTAAACTGGTATCACCAGCAAACATAA